A window of Candidatus Poribacteria bacterium contains these coding sequences:
- a CDS encoding CooT family nickel-binding protein yields the protein MCLATVYLEDGDQREEVLSDVIQIEFKGEGVLMTTLLGEEKLFQDRIKSIDLMEGTILIEKGVRPDGYLRVEEGDREGT from the coding sequence ATGTGTCTAGCCACCGTTTATCTGGAGGACGGCGATCAGAGGGAGGAGGTCCTATCCGACGTGATACAGATCGAGTTTAAAGGGGAGGGCGTGTTGATGACCACCCTCCTGGGCGAGGAAAAGCTGTTTCAGGATAGGATAAAGAGCATAGATCTGATGGAGGGCACCATTCTGATCGAGAAAGGGGTGAGACCCGATGGATATCTCCGAGTGGAGGAAGGAGATCGAGAGGGAACGTGA
- a CDS encoding class I SAM-dependent methyltransferase has protein sequence MSGIFDEYYREYDLWYERNRLAYLSELEAVKIALPEEEGRGLEVGVGTGRFASRLGIPYGIDPSFRMAKLAEDRGVRVIVARGEEMPFKDDEFDYALIAITICFVRDPERVIRETRRVLRDGGRIIVAIIDRDSFLGRAYQAKKSKFYEEARFFSVDEVVNLLGESGFDDFSLLQTIFRFPHELEEVERVEMGYGRGGFVVISARKIGR, from the coding sequence TTGTCCGGCATCTTCGACGAATACTACAGGGAGTATGATCTCTGGTATGAGAGGAACAGGCTCGCGTATCTGTCCGAACTGGAGGCCGTTAAAATCGCGCTGCCTGAAGAGGAGGGCAGGGGCTTGGAGGTCGGCGTGGGCACGGGTAGGTTCGCATCTCGCCTGGGAATCCCCTACGGCATAGATCCCTCGTTCAGGATGGCAAAGCTCGCCGAAGATCGAGGTGTAAGGGTAATAGTTGCAAGGGGCGAGGAGATGCCCTTCAAAGATGATGAGTTCGACTATGCGCTTATCGCCATCACCATCTGCTTCGTCAGAGATCCCGAAAGGGTGATACGCGAGACGAGAAGGGTTTTGAGGGATGGAGGGAGGATCATCGTCGCCATAATCGATAGGGATAGCTTCCTGGGCAGGGCTTATCAGGCCAAGAAGAGCAAGTTCTACGAGGAGGCCAGGTTTTTCTCAGTCGATGAGGTGGTGAACCTGCTCGGGGAGTCCGGATTCGATGACTTCTCCCTCCTCCAGACCATCTTCCGCTTTCCCCATGAGCTGGAGGAGGTTGAAAGGGTTGAGATGGGCTACGGCAGGGGAGGGTTCGTCGTGATATCCGCCCGGAAGATAGGGAGGTGA
- a CDS encoding DUF1684 domain-containing protein, whose translation MDISEWRKEIEREREGKDWFFAEHWQSPIPLEDRAKFKGLDYFPPDPNYRFELELHEHREKERIKMAYTGGEEKEFIRWGEFRFRVEDREVRLQAYKGDSEEETLFIPFRDATSGKETYGAGRYIDLDPRRDRTSDGKWILDFNKAYNPWCAYSEMYTCPFVPPENWLDVPIRAGEKDYPLRKGRKNHG comes from the coding sequence ATGGATATCTCCGAGTGGAGGAAGGAGATCGAGAGGGAACGTGAGGGGAAGGATTGGTTCTTCGCCGAACACTGGCAATCGCCTATACCCCTTGAGGATAGAGCTAAGTTCAAAGGCCTCGACTACTTTCCACCCGATCCGAATTACAGGTTTGAGCTTGAGCTTCACGAGCATAGAGAGAAGGAGAGGATAAAGATGGCCTATACCGGCGGAGAGGAGAAGGAGTTCATCAGATGGGGCGAGTTCAGGTTCAGAGTCGAAGATAGGGAGGTAAGGCTCCAGGCCTATAAGGGGGATTCTGAGGAGGAGACTTTGTTCATCCCCTTTAGGGACGCCACCTCCGGCAAGGAGACATACGGCGCAGGGCGATATATCGACCTCGATCCCCGAAGGGACAGGACTTCCGACGGGAAGTGGATCCTCGATTTCAACAAGGCATATAACCCCTGGTGCGCCTATAGCGAGATGTATACCTGCCCCTTCGTCCCACCCGAGAATTGGCTCGATGTGCCGATACGAGCTGGTGAGAAGGATTATCCTCTCAGAAAGGGGAGAAAAAACCATGGGTGA
- a CDS encoding RND family transporter, with amino-acid sequence MRGLGRFIAGHPKLIITLLLSVTVGLGYFTSKVRIRTELSASLPQTIPAVRFYSRMKELFTSSEVIFIGIESNDLFSVRTLGKIADLTDELESMKGVKDVISFYTISKIMGTEEGIEIFPVMEEPPQTEEEAERVRELVEGDEMFTGMLLSQDMKAGAVLVVLDPELTNREIRRLYRMISDMLRGYEGPERFYLAGKPVVEAFVAERINRDMRLLFPIAVGVAMIVLGVSFKNVRGVLLPISTVILSVVWVTGIQGLLGIPLGVETSMIPMLLVSIGTAYGIHLIHQFHEEIREGYDRGEAVERTLQRRGNAVLIAGLTTIAGFLSLCLSSIKSLRAFGFINGLGVFLALLISLIFIPAWLVILRRPQGSLRPSEEDEGWFGVVLSKLGWLTFRRGWIVTALFSVLTIVFAAFIPRINTSVNEIENFSERDPIRVADEWINAHFAGTTPLNIVFETEEAGGLKDPEALKVMEEVERFMLSLPHIRKARSLCALIKKLNMAMHEGRKEFYRIPDSRELTGQLIFLYTMSTDPEDLKALVTPDFKVANMTVFLDTSDTKVLREVLRRFEEFKRGLNTKGLKVELTGLPRILIIFEDLIIRGQIKSVAAAFGLVFIITSMVLRSIGAGLLSLIPLFTTVVMNFGIMGLFGIHLTHANAITASIAIGIGIDYAVHYINRYRMIRHIPKSTATVGRAIIYNASAVALGFLVLALSSFSGIRVLGEMVAMTMLISAAGALLFLPAVISVGIRRKGVEKR; translated from the coding sequence ATGAGGGGCCTGGGCAGGTTCATAGCGGGCCATCCGAAGCTGATCATCACACTCCTGTTGTCGGTGACGGTAGGCCTGGGATATTTCACCTCGAAGGTGAGGATAAGAACGGAGCTTTCAGCTTCGTTGCCCCAGACGATCCCCGCCGTGAGGTTTTACAGCAGGATGAAGGAGCTTTTCACTTCATCGGAGGTGATCTTCATCGGGATAGAGTCGAACGACCTCTTCTCAGTGAGGACGCTTGGTAAGATAGCGGACCTGACCGATGAGCTAGAGTCGATGAAAGGGGTCAAGGATGTCATATCCTTCTACACGATCAGCAAGATCATGGGCACGGAGGAAGGGATAGAGATCTTCCCGGTGATGGAGGAGCCGCCTCAGACCGAGGAGGAAGCGGAGAGGGTGAGGGAGCTCGTCGAAGGTGATGAGATGTTCACGGGTATGCTCCTCTCACAGGATATGAAGGCCGGTGCCGTCCTGGTCGTCCTCGATCCCGAACTGACAAACAGGGAGATCAGAAGGCTGTACAGGATGATCTCCGACATGTTGAGGGGGTATGAGGGGCCCGAGCGGTTCTACCTTGCCGGTAAACCCGTGGTCGAGGCGTTCGTGGCGGAACGTATAAACAGGGATATGAGATTGCTCTTCCCGATAGCCGTTGGGGTAGCGATGATCGTACTTGGGGTGAGCTTTAAAAACGTCAGGGGGGTTCTGTTACCGATATCGACCGTTATCCTCTCCGTGGTTTGGGTGACGGGCATACAGGGGCTTTTGGGAATACCGCTGGGGGTGGAGACGAGTATGATACCCATGCTCCTGGTCTCCATCGGTACCGCTTACGGAATCCATCTTATCCACCAGTTTCATGAGGAGATCAGGGAGGGATATGACAGGGGGGAGGCCGTGGAGAGGACGCTTCAAAGACGAGGCAACGCCGTACTTATAGCCGGTCTGACCACCATAGCCGGATTCCTCTCGCTGTGCCTCTCCTCGATAAAGAGCTTGAGGGCCTTCGGTTTCATAAACGGATTAGGGGTGTTCTTGGCCCTTCTGATCTCCCTTATATTCATCCCTGCCTGGCTGGTGATCCTCAGAAGGCCTCAAGGATCGCTCCGCCCATCGGAGGAGGATGAGGGGTGGTTCGGTGTTGTACTTTCCAAATTGGGGTGGTTGACGTTCCGCAGAGGTTGGATCGTCACAGCTTTATTCTCCGTCCTAACGATCGTTTTCGCAGCCTTTATACCCAGGATAAACACATCGGTCAACGAGATAGAGAATTTCTCGGAGAGGGACCCGATAAGGGTCGCCGATGAATGGATCAACGCTCACTTCGCCGGAACCACCCCCCTCAACATCGTCTTTGAGACCGAAGAGGCAGGAGGGCTTAAAGATCCGGAGGCGCTGAAGGTGATGGAGGAGGTCGAAAGGTTCATGTTGAGCCTGCCTCACATCAGAAAGGCTAGATCCCTGTGCGCGTTGATCAAAAAGCTGAACATGGCGATGCATGAGGGGAGGAAGGAGTTCTACAGGATACCGGATTCCAGGGAGCTGACCGGACAGTTGATCTTCCTCTATACGATGTCCACCGATCCGGAAGATCTCAAAGCGCTTGTCACCCCTGATTTCAAAGTGGCCAATATGACGGTCTTCTTAGACACCTCGGATACGAAGGTGCTAAGGGAGGTGTTGAGGAGGTTCGAGGAGTTCAAGAGGGGGTTGAATACGAAAGGGTTAAAAGTGGAACTCACCGGTCTTCCGAGGATCCTCATCATCTTTGAGGATCTGATAATTCGAGGTCAGATAAAAAGCGTGGCGGCTGCTTTCGGGTTGGTGTTCATCATAACCTCGATGGTGTTGAGGTCGATCGGAGCGGGACTATTGAGCCTCATACCGCTGTTTACAACCGTGGTGATGAACTTCGGGATCATGGGCCTTTTCGGCATCCATTTGACACATGCAAACGCTATAACCGCTTCCATCGCCATAGGTATCGGCATAGACTACGCCGTGCATTACATAAACAGGTATAGGATGATCCGCCATATCCCCAAATCCACCGCTACGGTAGGCAGAGCGATAATTTACAACGCTTCAGCCGTTGCCTTGGGGTTTCTGGTCTTAGCCCTTTCAAGCTTTTCGGGGATAAGGGTCTTAGGGGAGATGGTGGCCATGACCATGCTGATAAGCGCGGCAGGCGCTCTGCTCTTCCTGCCGGCGGTTATAAGCGTGGGGATCAGAAGAAAGGGGGTGGAGAAACGATGA
- a CDS encoding radical SAM protein translates to MVFGPVPSRRLGQSLGINNIPPKICSYSCVYCQIGRTARMQIRRERFYDPEGIAEEVETRVKELREGGERVDYLTFVPDGEPTLDINLGREIDLLKPIGVKVAVITNASLIWDPDVREDLSKADWVSLKVDAATEGVWRRINRPYGALKLEAISEGMRTFSEEFEGVLATETMMVRGLNDGEDEIERIADRLSSISPDISYISIPIRPPAEGWVEPPEEESINMAYQIFSDRGLKVEYLIGYEGNAFAFTGDIREDLLSITAVHPMREEGVNELLRKAHAGWDVVRELVEGGKLVELEYEGGRFYMRKLSGVGRGGS, encoded by the coding sequence ATGGTGTTCGGGCCGGTTCCATCGAGACGGCTGGGGCAGAGCTTAGGGATAAATAACATACCTCCGAAGATCTGCTCCTACTCCTGCGTGTATTGTCAGATCGGCAGAACGGCGAGGATGCAGATAAGGAGGGAGCGATTCTACGATCCTGAGGGAATCGCCGAGGAGGTCGAGACGAGGGTGAAGGAGCTGCGGGAAGGCGGGGAGCGTGTGGACTATCTGACGTTTGTTCCCGACGGAGAGCCCACGTTGGACATCAACCTGGGCCGTGAGATCGATCTCCTTAAACCCATCGGCGTGAAGGTCGCCGTTATCACCAACGCCTCGCTCATATGGGATCCCGATGTGAGGGAGGATCTCTCCAAGGCTGACTGGGTTTCGCTCAAGGTGGACGCTGCAACCGAGGGGGTGTGGCGTAGGATCAATAGGCCGTACGGCGCTTTGAAGCTGGAAGCGATATCGGAGGGGATGAGGACGTTCTCGGAGGAGTTCGAAGGGGTGTTAGCGACCGAGACGATGATGGTCCGAGGCTTGAACGACGGAGAGGATGAGATCGAAAGGATAGCCGATCGCCTCTCGTCGATATCGCCGGATATAAGCTACATATCCATCCCCATAAGGCCGCCCGCAGAGGGATGGGTCGAACCCCCGGAGGAAGAATCCATAAACATGGCCTATCAGATCTTCAGCGATAGGGGCCTGAAGGTCGAATATCTCATCGGCTATGAGGGAAACGCCTTCGCGTTTACGGGGGATATCAGGGAGGATCTCCTGAGCATCACGGCGGTTCATCCGATGAGGGAGGAGGGCGTGAACGAGCTTCTGAGAAAGGCTCACGCCGGATGGGATGTCGTGAGGGAACTGGTGGAGGGAGGAAAGCTGGTGGAGCTGGAGTATGAGGGTGGAAGGTTTTATATGAGAAAACTGTCCGGCGTCGGGCGAGGAGGAAGCTGA
- a CDS encoding MBL fold metallo-hydrolase, whose translation MSISIRLCLLLLIPLVLAGCIEEETEEEIPKKTEPAEGVKLTILYDNNPGDPNLRSAWGFSCLVQMKGMNLLFDTGGDWRTLEHNMRELRVDPRSIGIVLLSHAHGDHTGGLGGFLEVNPNVEVWLPGSFPPSFKRSISQAGAIVREVGPDPVEIRPNLFSTGEMGTWIKEQSLVIRLKAGLAVITGCAHPGVVSIVQRAKERIGGEVYLVMGGFHLGGANDRELRYIISSFRGLGVRKVAPCHCSGNRARELFRQEYNADYIDAHVGLVIELP comes from the coding sequence TTGTCGATATCCATCCGGCTCTGTCTTCTCCTGCTTATCCCGCTCGTCCTGGCGGGATGTATCGAGGAGGAGACCGAGGAAGAAATCCCAAAAAAGACGGAACCTGCGGAGGGTGTGAAATTGACGATACTGTATGACAACAACCCCGGCGATCCGAATCTGAGGTCCGCCTGGGGATTTAGCTGCTTGGTTCAGATGAAGGGGATGAACCTGCTCTTCGACACGGGCGGCGATTGGAGAACCCTTGAGCATAACATGCGGGAGCTGAGGGTCGATCCGAGATCGATCGGGATCGTCCTGCTCTCACACGCTCACGGCGATCACACGGGAGGGCTCGGCGGGTTCCTTGAGGTCAATCCGAACGTCGAGGTGTGGCTGCCGGGATCGTTCCCGCCCAGTTTCAAAAGATCCATATCCCAGGCGGGGGCGATAGTGAGAGAAGTCGGCCCCGATCCCGTGGAGATAAGGCCAAACCTGTTCTCGACGGGCGAGATGGGCACGTGGATAAAGGAACAATCCCTGGTGATCCGACTGAAGGCGGGGCTCGCCGTGATAACCGGATGCGCCCATCCGGGCGTGGTGAGCATCGTTCAACGGGCAAAGGAGAGGATCGGCGGGGAGGTCTACCTCGTGATGGGAGGATTCCACCTGGGAGGGGCAAACGACAGGGAGCTCAGATACATCATCTCCAGCTTCAGAGGACTCGGAGTGCGAAAGGTCGCGCCCTGCCATTGCTCCGGGAACAGGGCGAGGGAGCTTTTCAGACAGGAGTATAACGCCGATTACATAGATGCTCATGTCGGCTTGGTTATCGAGCTGCCCTGA
- a CDS encoding helix-turn-helix transcriptional regulator, with protein MKSTKKRLELRREREREARRKAIIDAAIRVFARRGHRASMDEIADEAELGKATIYYYFTSKDQIFWKALETYSREFFQRLYDELKDEMELVEMVRRLFESYIDFFRDNIDFLRIYLPAELGLLEIGGGSKEFDNVHREHRMRLSGMIEMALKKGGIDMEPERFMKVLMYQLIGLGSDILLGEDPRRGAEAFIQLLELMVRGER; from the coding sequence ATGAAGTCGACGAAAAAGAGGCTTGAACTGAGAAGGGAAAGGGAGAGAGAGGCCAGGAGGAAGGCGATAATCGACGCCGCTATCAGGGTCTTCGCCAGGAGGGGACACAGAGCCAGCATGGACGAGATCGCCGATGAGGCCGAGTTGGGAAAGGCCACCATCTATTACTACTTCACCAGCAAGGATCAGATATTCTGGAAGGCTCTTGAGACCTACTCGAGGGAGTTCTTCCAGAGGCTTTACGATGAGCTAAAGGACGAGATGGAACTTGTGGAGATGGTGAGGAGGTTGTTTGAGAGTTACATCGATTTCTTCCGGGACAACATCGATTTCCTCAGGATATATCTACCGGCTGAGCTGGGGCTCTTGGAGATAGGAGGAGGTTCGAAGGAGTTCGACAACGTCCATAGGGAACACAGGATGAGGCTGAGCGGTATGATCGAGATGGCGCTTAAAAAGGGGGGGATCGACATGGAGCCGGAACGGTTTATGAAGGTACTGATGTACCAGCTGATAGGATTGGGATCTGACATACTGTTGGGGGAAGATCCGAGGAGGGGGGCGGAGGCGTTCATCCAGCTGCTGGAGCTGATGGTAAGGGGTGAGCGATGA
- a CDS encoding methyltransferase — MTSRERVLAALRHKEPDRVPVDLGGMFSTGIMGIAYNRLKSYLGIKGGRTRMYDLMQQLAEPEREILEIIGADVLPVLIDEPKEWKESTLPDGSPCEVPIFFNPEKEPDGSWVLRDDEGRIVSRMPPGGYYFDSVYHPLADLRSVEELKGMDFFSPLSRERLDDLHRRVKELYETTDYALMLNGAGGIYEWAQGLRGWDQFMVDLISDPKFAGALLDELLEANIRRLEQILPVVEGYVQVIQVGDDLGMQDGPQLSPKLYREVVKPRHRELYRYIKDHSSAYLFLHTCGSVYEFIPDFIEMGVDILNPVQVSARDMDTARLKREFGRYITFWGGGCDTQKVLPFGTPEEVREEVRRRISDLAPGGGFVFTQVHNIQADVPPENIMAMYETVREFGRY; from the coding sequence ATGACCTCGAGGGAGAGGGTTCTGGCCGCCCTGAGGCACAAGGAGCCGGACAGGGTTCCCGTGGATCTGGGTGGGATGTTCTCAACGGGGATCATGGGGATCGCCTATAACAGGCTGAAATCCTACCTCGGCATCAAGGGCGGTCGAACGCGGATGTATGATCTCATGCAGCAGTTGGCCGAGCCCGAACGTGAGATACTGGAGATCATCGGAGCCGACGTGCTGCCCGTTCTGATAGATGAACCCAAGGAGTGGAAGGAGAGCACCCTCCCCGACGGCTCACCCTGTGAGGTTCCGATTTTTTTCAATCCCGAAAAAGAGCCCGATGGCTCCTGGGTCCTTCGGGATGACGAGGGGCGCATCGTCTCGAGGATGCCCCCCGGAGGATATTACTTCGACTCCGTCTATCATCCGCTGGCCGATCTGAGGAGCGTCGAGGAGCTAAAGGGGATGGATTTCTTCTCACCCCTCAGCCGCGAGAGGCTGGATGATCTGCATAGGAGGGTCAAGGAGCTCTACGAGACCACGGATTATGCCCTGATGCTTAACGGCGCGGGGGGAATCTACGAGTGGGCCCAGGGCCTGCGCGGGTGGGATCAGTTTATGGTGGATCTCATCTCCGACCCCAAATTCGCCGGAGCGCTCCTGGATGAGCTGCTTGAGGCCAATATCAGACGGCTGGAGCAGATCCTGCCGGTCGTTGAGGGATACGTTCAGGTTATCCAGGTGGGGGATGACCTGGGGATGCAGGATGGGCCTCAGCTTTCACCCAAGTTGTATCGTGAGGTGGTCAAGCCCCGCCACAGGGAGCTGTACCGATATATCAAGGATCACTCAAGCGCCTACCTCTTCCTACACACCTGCGGCTCCGTCTATGAGTTCATACCCGATTTTATCGAGATGGGCGTTGATATCCTCAACCCCGTTCAGGTGAGCGCCAGGGACATGGATACGGCCAGATTGAAGAGGGAGTTCGGCAGGTATATCACCTTCTGGGGAGGAGGATGTGACACGCAGAAGGTGCTCCCCTTCGGCACCCCGGAGGAGGTGAGGGAGGAGGTCAGGCGCAGAATATCGGACCTCGCGCCCGGCGGCGGATTTGTGTTCACACAGGTTCACAACATCCAGGCGGATGTCCCGCCCGAGAACATAATGGCCATGTATGAGACCGTCAGAGAATTCGGGAGGTATTGA
- a CDS encoding DUF1638 domain-containing protein, with translation MGDRKSFEDRCIISCGMLYPELRYLMGTGFLNPFKIMFTPPGLHAKPDELERQLIRRLKRDKELCPPHKIIVVYGRKCYVNVDEPTKRVDSIIESQGEGIRRVQGDYGYDMLAGIEERERISGGEADKILWFTPDGSRTGRRSIRDISAGTKPTRTRTSRGFTQEDNRPGWHRGVREIHQRTSREDTGAFPGMFLSCPASNLICWRLKRWSRSSPSSRGRSAGSKGSAWIPI, from the coding sequence ATGGGTGATCGGAAATCCTTCGAGGATCGGTGCATCATCTCCTGCGGTATGTTGTACCCGGAGCTGAGGTATCTGATGGGAACGGGGTTCCTGAACCCATTCAAGATCATGTTCACCCCGCCGGGTCTGCACGCCAAACCCGATGAGCTCGAAAGACAACTCATAAGGAGATTGAAGAGGGATAAGGAGCTCTGTCCTCCCCACAAGATCATCGTGGTATACGGCAGGAAATGCTATGTCAACGTCGACGAACCGACCAAGAGGGTGGACTCGATAATCGAATCCCAGGGCGAGGGGATCAGAAGGGTGCAGGGAGATTACGGCTATGACATGCTAGCAGGTATCGAGGAGAGGGAGAGGATAAGCGGCGGCGAGGCCGATAAGATCCTCTGGTTCACCCCGGATGGCTCGAGAACTGGAAGACGGTCTATCAGAGATATTTCGGCTGGGACAAAGCCGACGCGAACGCGAACTTCCCGGGGTTTTACACAAGAAGATAATCGTCCTGGATGGCATAGGGGCGTCCGAGAGATACATCAACGAACATCCCGAGAAGATACTGGAGCTTTTCCTGGAATGTTTCTATCGTGCCCAGCCTCCAACCTGATATGCTGGAGGTTGAAACGCTGGAGTCGCTCATCGCCAAGCTCGAGGGGCAGATCAGCAGGCTCGAAAGGATCGGCCTGGATACCGATCTGA
- a CDS encoding outer membrane lipoprotein-sorting protein → MRAMFVILTALSVLTSISRTAEDAYQIMWKVHNRPSWDDMRSKVIVTLYGKEGRLERTKAFMSYSKRDPETGEVKMLMRMLEPKDAASISLLIHEHKNREDDMWIYIPALRKVKRIAASGKAGSFMGTDFSNYDIGGGELEDWNYKLIGEEKVNGQDCWKIEASPKSRKVVRKSGYSRVIKWVRKDNYLVVRSDHYDKSGSFFKRITVPKVEKIKGVWFETEMVAENLSSGHRSVFQFKDIEVNTGLKDSLFIKRALLRR, encoded by the coding sequence ATGAGAGCTATGTTTGTGATTCTCACAGCCCTTTCAGTCCTGACATCTATATCCCGGACAGCCGAGGACGCCTACCAGATCATGTGGAAGGTGCATAACAGACCCAGCTGGGACGATATGAGATCCAAGGTGATCGTCACGCTCTACGGGAAAGAGGGGAGGTTAGAGAGGACCAAAGCGTTTATGAGCTATTCGAAGAGGGACCCCGAAACCGGCGAGGTGAAGATGCTTATGAGAATGCTCGAACCCAAGGACGCCGCCAGTATCAGCCTCCTCATCCATGAGCATAAAAATAGAGAGGACGACATGTGGATTTACATCCCGGCCTTGAGGAAGGTCAAAAGGATAGCCGCCAGCGGCAAGGCCGGAAGCTTTATGGGGACGGATTTCTCCAACTACGATATAGGCGGGGGGGAACTCGAGGATTGGAACTACAAACTTATAGGGGAGGAGAAGGTGAACGGTCAGGACTGTTGGAAGATCGAGGCGTCCCCCAAAAGCAGAAAGGTCGTCAGGAAATCGGGATACTCCAGGGTGATAAAATGGGTCAGAAAGGATAACTACCTCGTGGTGAGATCCGACCATTACGATAAATCCGGATCGTTCTTCAAACGTATAACCGTCCCAAAGGTCGAAAAGATCAAAGGGGTGTGGTTCGAGACCGAAATGGTGGCCGAAAACCTATCCTCAGGGCACAGATCAGTCTTTCAATTTAAAGATATAGAGGTGAACACCGGCTTGAAGGACTCCCTTTTCATCAAAAGGGCTCTTTTGAGGAGGTGA
- a CDS encoding P-loop NTPase codes for MKISVCGKGGSGKSTVVVLMARGLRERGYEVLVVDSDESNPGLYRMLGFERRPNPLLELVGGKKNVFKTFSRGSDSQSILTRQEIRTAELPPQYVEERDGIRLVCIGKILQSLEGCACPMGALSREFLKRLRLEKDEIAVIDMEAGVEHFGRGVETSVDGVLIVVEPSFDSLELAEKINALASEVGLKNVWAVLNKIQSQELKLRLTDGLRAKGVNVIGAISHDPDIFLSSLEGRPPRGDKAARDMEGILDVIMLEGNR; via the coding sequence ATGAAGATCTCCGTCTGCGGGAAGGGAGGAAGCGGCAAAAGCACCGTCGTAGTCCTCATGGCAAGGGGGCTGCGCGAGAGAGGATATGAGGTGCTGGTCGTCGACTCGGACGAGTCGAATCCGGGGCTTTACAGGATGCTCGGCTTTGAGAGGAGGCCGAATCCGCTCCTGGAGCTCGTCGGCGGGAAGAAGAACGTGTTTAAAACCTTCTCACGGGGCTCCGATTCCCAGAGCATCCTGACCCGACAGGAGATCCGAACGGCGGAGCTTCCGCCTCAATACGTGGAGGAGAGAGACGGGATCAGATTGGTCTGTATAGGTAAGATCCTCCAATCCCTCGAGGGCTGTGCCTGCCCGATGGGTGCCCTGAGCCGCGAATTCCTGAAGAGATTACGCCTGGAGAAGGATGAGATAGCCGTGATCGATATGGAGGCCGGCGTGGAGCACTTCGGCAGAGGCGTTGAGACGAGCGTGGATGGCGTTCTGATCGTCGTCGAACCCTCTTTCGACTCGCTGGAGCTGGCCGAGAAGATAAACGCCCTCGCCTCTGAGGTCGGACTGAAAAACGTATGGGCCGTCCTGAACAAAATCCAATCCCAGGAGCTCAAGCTGAGATTGACTGATGGGCTCAGGGCGAAAGGCGTGAACGTGATCGGCGCTATCAGCCACGATCCGGATATCTTCCTCTCCTCGCTGGAGGGCCGACCGCCGCGCGGCGATAAGGCGGCGAGGGATATGGAGGGGATATTGGACGTAATAATGCTGGAAGGTAACCGATGA